Part of the Triticum aestivum cultivar Chinese Spring chromosome 4D, IWGSC CS RefSeq v2.1, whole genome shotgun sequence genome is shown below.
tcaccttttttgacggttttcatacaccaccgtttgcgattactccatcgcacatagtttctcgaagggtctctgatcgtagtgtcgcgttagcagcatcctgcagtagtgcataatctcatagtcaaaggaatatgtataagtcatgaagaaagcaatagcaataaaattgaacgatcaatatgctaagctaacggatgggtcatgtccatcacatcattctcctaatgacgtgatcccgtttatcaaatgacaacacatatctatggttaggaaacttaaccatctttgattaacgagctagtctagtagaggcttactagggacacggtgttttgtccatGTACccgcacatgtatcaagtttccggttaatacaattctagcatggataatacatatttagcatgatataaggaaatataaaataacaactttattattgcctctagggcatatttccttcagccctcCTATGCGTGCAACTAGTATTTGAAGCTGGAGAAGAGCTTCGTCCTCATGCATTGTTGATTGAAGTTGAGTGCGTAAACCAAGTGGCAACTATCCACTTATTTCCGCGGACAGGTTGGACATGGGCGGACATTTAGGGGATGCAGTTGGATGACGAACTCTTGTATCCGTATCCGTGAATGAGTCAGGACCAATCCGTGGATAAATAGTTTGTGTGCTCTAGCGGatggtgttggagatgccctaaaggcACAAATCAAGCATTGGAGTAACAAACGACTTGCACATATAACGAGTTAGGGTAACTTCAACACGGATCATCAAACCGAACCTCACCAAATGTTTGAGGGATGGACTCCATCCAACCGCACTCACTAGATGTTTATCTCATTTTAAATGGATCttttagaaaatgaaaaaaaattcatgCTAAATCggatgatattttttaaattttgatatattacaacTAAAACAAATGGAATTTAACAAAGTTTTAACTAACTGAATCAAATtttaactaaacctaaactaaattaaGAGCGGTATCAGACGGGACCTTGTGAGCATGGCCTCCATGGCCACGAAACCTCCATTGTCGTCGCCGCTGTCGACCAATCCGTCGCCGTCCTTCTAGTGGCGGAAGGCCTGTTAGGGGTTGTGGCAGCCTTGATCTGCTGTCGCAGCGCGCTTACGACACAACCAGTCCGCTGCCTCCGCATAGCGGCGACGATCGGCCATGGAGTCCGGATTGCACCACCCACCATTGCTTTTGAGTCGGGCCAACCGCTCAGATCTGGGCAACTCCACTTTGTCGAGTTGGTCACTAATCTAGCGACGATAGTGTGTAGAGATCTCCGGATTGGTCCTCGACATATTAATGCCCAGGGCTGCGTGAGCACGGGGTCCGCTAGAACCCAGGGCGGCGCCACGTTCGACCATGCCAATGGTGATAAGCATTGCGTGTTCCGCCGCTCTACCTTGGAGGCTTCTCGGGAGGGCGTGGCCACTATGGAGGACGAGCATCGGTCGTCGAGGTAGTAGGCGAGGCAGTCGCGAGCATTGGCGATTTGTTGGGGAGGACGAGTCCTCCTTCACGCTGGGTGCCACTGGTTCGTGGACTACTGACGGGGCTGTGACAGCGGCGCCACCTCCTTGTGGCGCCGGAGGCAACTACCAGCAGGGACAACGGCTCTTCCTTGATGCGGCGTCCGATTTAAACGTCACGGTTGCGCTGGGACGAGGGCGGCGCAGGACCGCGGTTGTAGCAAGACCGCTCGAGCAACAACTCCATATGTCGTGCGACCTCTAGCATCCTAGATTTTTGTTGGATATGTGGGGTGCCGGACAGTGTGGACGTTTGGGACCGATTTGGGGCGCCCCTGTTTATGTGCTTCGACGGCTTTCATGTTTAGATTTGATTTGGCCAGAGATTTTTTAGGAATGTCGTTGGATGGTAAAAATAAAATATAACTCTACCTAAATCTTTCGAGATGGTAAAAaaactcttatatttctttacgagtAATGTGGACAACAGTGAAAAAATTAGCTCGTGGTACTGCACCGTCCTTTTTTTTTTGAAAGCGTTCGGACTTTTTTTTTGAAAGACATCAAATGCGTTTGGACTGACATCTGGCAGAAGCGAACGGTTCACGCCTACCGTCCAGAACTTTCGGCTGGCGGACCCCACGTGTCATCGAGTCCTGACATTCACGCCCAGTAGTAGTACAACAATAATTCAACCCGCCTTGGATTCTTTTTACTAGGCAGTGATTGGGCACACCCTTCTATAAACGGGACCCAAGGGACGCAGTTTCTCATCGCCCCGTCCAGAACCTTTCTCCTTCTGTCCCGCAAACCCCCGAGAGATCACACCATGTTCGGCTTCGGTCACCACGGCCACCATGGCCAGAACCCCCCGGCCcacgctccggccgccgccggcggcAACCAGCCCACCTTCAAGATCTTCTGCAAGGCTGACGAGGGCTACTGCCTCTCCGTCCGCGACGGCAACGTCGTCCTCGCCCCCTCCAACCCCCGCGACGAGCACCAGCACTGGTTCAAGGACATGCGCTTCAGCAGCCAGATCAAGGACGAGGAGGGCAACCCCGCCTTTGCCATCGTCAACAAGGCCACTGGCCTCGCCGTCAAGCACTCGCTCGGCCAGTCCCACCCGGTTCGTCATCTTCTCTTTCCCCTCTCTGGTTCTCATTTTTCTTTCTCTCTTGAGAAAACATTCCCCTGTCATGGTTCAACTGTTCGTCCGTTCAGTTTCCGAATCTAGATTCGTTTTATTTAGCGCTTATCAGTAATGGAAGCGGAATGATTTGTTTGGGTGTGCAGGTGAAGCTCGTGCCATTCAACCCGGAGTACCTCGACGAGTCCGTGATGTGGACGGAGAGCAGCGACGTCGGCAAGGGCTTCCGCTGCATTCGCATGGTGAACAACATCCGCCTCAACTTCGACGCCCTCAACGGCGACAAGGACCACGGCGGCGTGCACGACGGCACCACCGTCGTCCTCTGGGAGTGGGCCAAGGGCGACAACCAGAGCTGGAAGATCCTCCCCTGGGGCGAAGAGGCCTACGCCGGAGGCAGCGCCAACGCCCCCCGCGGCGGCTCCTCAGAGCCCACCGTGCGCATCTTCTGCAAGGCAGACGACGGCTTCAGCGCCACCGTCCGCAACGGCGCTGTGGTCCTCGCGCCCACCAACCCCCGCGACGAGTACCAGCACTGGTTCAAGGACATGAGGCACAGCAACCGCATCAAGGACGAGGAAGGCTACCCGGCCTTCGCCCTCGTCAAC
Proteins encoded:
- the LOC123097591 gene encoding ricin B-like lectin R40C1; amino-acid sequence: MFGFGHHGHHGQNPPAHAPAAAGGNQPTFKIFCKADEGYCLSVRDGNVVLAPSNPRDEHQHWFKDMRFSSQIKDEEGNPAFAIVNKATGLAVKHSLGQSHPVKLVPFNPEYLDESVMWTESSDVGKGFRCIRMVNNIRLNFDALNGDKDHGGVHDGTTVVLWEWAKGDNQSWKILPWGEEAYAGGSANAPRGGSSEPTVRIFCKADDGFSATVRNGAVVLAPTNPRDEYQHWFKDMRHSNRIKDEEGYPAFALVNKVTGEAIKHSQGEGHPVKLVPYNANYQDESVLWTESRDVGAGFRCIRMVNNIYLNFDALHGDKEHGGVRDGTSLVLWKWCEGDNQRWKILPW